The Micromonospora sp. NBC_00421 genome contains a region encoding:
- a CDS encoding class F sortase, with protein MGVREWAVRTRTAVTAVTVSGTAGIALIAAGLTIGPVGPPQPSIDVSGGNGSRSPIPALPRSTPVRIDIPTIGVHAELVPVAGDPNGTLEVPPLDRPTVAGWYRPGVSPGEAGNAVVVGHVDTRDGPAVFFDLGRLRPGDTVRVTRADGRAVNFAVDGVGTYPKRSFPTALVYGPGGPGPALRLVTCGGRFDERSRDYSDNIVVRATAVG; from the coding sequence ATGGGCGTACGCGAATGGGCGGTCCGGACCCGTACCGCCGTCACGGCGGTCACGGTCAGCGGCACCGCCGGGATCGCCCTGATCGCCGCCGGCCTGACCATCGGTCCGGTCGGGCCACCCCAGCCGAGCATCGACGTCAGCGGCGGCAACGGCAGCCGCTCCCCGATCCCGGCGCTGCCCCGTTCCACCCCGGTACGCATCGACATCCCGACCATCGGCGTACACGCCGAACTGGTGCCGGTGGCAGGTGACCCGAACGGCACCCTCGAGGTGCCGCCACTGGACCGCCCCACCGTCGCCGGCTGGTACCGGCCCGGGGTCAGCCCCGGCGAGGCGGGCAACGCCGTCGTCGTCGGGCACGTCGACACCCGGGACGGGCCGGCGGTCTTCTTCGACCTCGGGCGGTTGCGCCCCGGCGACACCGTCCGGGTCACCCGCGCCGACGGGCGGGCGGTGAACTTCGCAGTCGACGGGGTCGGTACGTACCCGAAGCGGAGTTTTCCCACCGCGTTGGTCTATGGTCCGGGCGGACCGGGGCCGGCGTTGCGCCTGGTGACCTGCGGAGGGCGGTTCGACGAACGGTCCCGCGACTACTCCGACAACATCGTCGTGCGGGCCACCGCCGTCGGCTGA
- a CDS encoding YchJ family protein, translated as MAKPASRRNGGTQRSCPCGTGLPYADCCGPLHRGDGTAGTAEALMRSRFSAFAVGDPDYLLRSWHSRTRPARLRLDPAQRWTRLEIVDSTRGGLLDSTGTVAFRAHYRDAGQPGTVDEHSRFVREDGNWVYLDALPS; from the coding sequence GTGGCGAAACCTGCATCCCGCCGGAACGGCGGCACCCAGCGGTCCTGCCCCTGCGGCACCGGCCTGCCGTACGCCGACTGCTGCGGGCCACTGCACCGGGGCGATGGTACGGCCGGCACGGCGGAGGCGCTGATGCGGTCGAGGTTCAGCGCCTTCGCCGTCGGCGACCCCGACTACCTGCTGCGCAGCTGGCACTCCCGCACCCGGCCGGCCCGGCTGCGACTCGACCCCGCCCAGCGTTGGACCCGACTGGAGATCGTCGACAGCACCCGGGGTGGCCTGCTGGACAGCACCGGAACGGTGGCGTTCCGCGCCCACTACCGGGACGCCGGGCAGCCCGGGACGGTGGACGAGCACAGCCGGTTCGTCCGGGAGGACGGCAACTGGGTCTACCTCGACGCGCTGCCGTCCTGA
- a CDS encoding magnesium and cobalt transport protein CorA: MERRALTTLLGPRLHTLVGRLRRQAGETATGRTPRVNPDAVVDCAVYVNGRRETGRPHYADAYARARRSRNTFVWLGLHDPGAAVLAAVGQVFGLDELTVAQALADGHRPTVQRHGPVTLLVLRTAAYVAQGELTATSEVVDTGDVMVLLGDRFVVTVRHGASGALAPVRHEIQGRPSLLAEGPWAVAYAVTARMVDLYLEVAAHLEQDLERVEESVFAPDRNADIQQIYQLKRELVEFKRAVLPLQEPLRALIAGPDGGPPAGLRRWYVDVEGRLTRAVDRITSYDELLNSILQSRLTQLAVDQNNDMRKIAAWAAIAATQTAVAGVYGMNFARMPELSWRYGYPAALALMATAAFTLHRMFRRSGWL, translated from the coding sequence GTGGAGCGGCGAGCGCTGACGACCCTGCTCGGTCCCCGGCTCCACACCCTGGTCGGCCGGCTGCGCCGACAGGCCGGGGAGACCGCCACCGGCCGCACCCCACGGGTCAACCCCGATGCCGTCGTCGACTGCGCGGTCTATGTCAACGGCCGCCGGGAGACCGGCCGGCCGCACTACGCCGACGCGTACGCCCGGGCCCGGCGCAGCCGCAACACGTTCGTCTGGTTGGGTCTGCACGACCCGGGCGCGGCGGTGCTCGCCGCCGTCGGGCAGGTCTTCGGCCTCGACGAGCTGACCGTCGCACAGGCCCTCGCCGACGGGCACCGGCCCACCGTGCAACGACACGGCCCGGTCACCCTGCTGGTGCTGCGCACCGCCGCCTACGTCGCCCAGGGCGAGCTGACCGCGACCTCCGAGGTGGTGGACACCGGTGACGTGATGGTGCTGCTCGGCGACCGGTTCGTGGTCACCGTCCGGCACGGCGCCTCCGGCGCCCTCGCGCCGGTCCGCCATGAGATCCAGGGCCGCCCGTCACTGCTCGCCGAGGGCCCGTGGGCGGTGGCGTACGCGGTGACCGCCCGGATGGTCGACCTCTACCTGGAGGTCGCCGCCCACCTCGAGCAGGACCTGGAACGGGTCGAGGAGAGCGTCTTCGCCCCCGACCGCAACGCCGACATCCAGCAGATCTACCAGCTCAAACGAGAGTTGGTGGAGTTCAAGCGGGCGGTGCTGCCCCTGCAGGAGCCGCTGCGCGCCCTGATCGCCGGCCCGGACGGCGGCCCGCCTGCGGGGCTGCGCCGCTGGTACGTCGACGTGGAGGGCCGGTTGACCCGGGCCGTCGACCGGATCACCTCCTACGACGAGCTGCTCAACTCGATCCTCCAGTCCCGACTGACCCAGCTCGCGGTCGACCAGAACAACGACATGCGCAAGATCGCGGCGTGGGCGGCGATCGCCGCCACCCAGACCGCGGTGGCCGGCGTCTACGGGATGAACTTCGCCCGGATGCCCGAACTGTCCTGGCGGTACGGCTACCCGGCCGCGCTGGCGTTGATGGCGACGGCGGCGTTCACCCTGCACCGGATGTTCCGCCGCTCCGGCTGGCTCTGA
- the pip gene encoding prolyl aminopeptidase: MDERYPPIEPYDHGMLDVGDGNRVYWEVSGNPAGRPALFVHGGPGSGSGPWARRSFDPARYRVVLFDQRNCGRSTPHASDPATDLRHNTTAHLIADMERLREHLGVDSWLLYGVSWGSTLLLAYAQRHPARVSGIVIAAVTTTRRSEIDWLYRGVGRYFPREWERFLSGGGVGPDDDVVGAYARLVEDPDPAVRERAVLDWCAWEDAAVSAEGVGTPYGDRPSADRTAMVRICARYFSHGAWLAEGELIRHAGRLAGIPGVLIHGRVDLGSPPVTAWELHRAWPGSQLHLVEEAGHFGTAATRRHVLAALDHFAAAG, encoded by the coding sequence ATGGACGAGCGGTACCCGCCGATCGAGCCGTACGACCACGGCATGCTCGACGTCGGCGACGGCAACCGGGTCTACTGGGAGGTGTCCGGCAACCCGGCCGGGCGGCCCGCGCTGTTCGTCCACGGTGGACCGGGTTCGGGCAGCGGCCCGTGGGCCAGGCGGTCCTTCGACCCGGCCCGTTACCGGGTGGTCCTCTTCGACCAGCGCAACTGTGGGCGCAGCACCCCGCATGCCAGCGACCCGGCGACCGACCTGCGCCACAACACCACCGCCCACCTGATCGCCGACATGGAGCGGCTCCGCGAACACCTCGGCGTCGACAGCTGGTTGCTCTACGGCGTCTCGTGGGGCTCGACGCTGCTGCTGGCGTACGCGCAGCGGCACCCGGCGCGGGTGTCCGGGATCGTCATCGCCGCCGTCACCACCACCCGCCGGTCGGAGATCGACTGGCTCTACCGGGGCGTCGGCAGGTACTTCCCCCGCGAGTGGGAACGGTTCCTCTCCGGTGGCGGCGTCGGCCCGGACGACGACGTGGTGGGCGCGTACGCCCGGCTGGTGGAGGACCCGGACCCGGCGGTACGGGAGCGCGCCGTGCTGGACTGGTGCGCCTGGGAGGACGCCGCGGTCTCCGCCGAGGGGGTGGGCACCCCGTACGGTGACCGGCCGTCGGCGGACCGGACCGCCATGGTCCGGATCTGCGCCCGCTACTTCTCGCACGGGGCGTGGCTGGCCGAGGGCGAGCTGATCCGGCACGCGGGTCGGCTGGCCGGGATACCGGGCGTGCTGATCCACGGCCGGGTCGACCTGGGCAGCCCGCCGGTCACCGCCTGGGAGCTGCACCGGGCCTGGCCGGGTTCACAGTTGCACCTGGTCGAGGAGGCGGGCCACTTCGGCACGGCGGCGACCCGGCGGCACGTACTGGCCGCCCTCGACCACTTCGCCGCCGCCGGCTGA
- a CDS encoding serine/threonine-protein kinase, with product MTGDWRLSGYTPVRQLGVGASGQVLLATHDATGTPVAIRYLPGTLADDAAFRLAFREQARLLVEVDDPHVCRLYEYAESRSGAAVVLELVNGPTLRHLLRAHGPVGPEAALCVLKGSLAGLAAAHARGVVHRDHRPENVLVGVDGWTKLTDFGITPPAAGTRRHLAPEQWTGAPAEPAGDIYAATATFFECLTGRPPYDGQDAATLRAQHATAPVPTDPTPAPVHDLLRHGLAWCPADRPQPAEIFLAELEHTAARSYGGDWEQRGRHQLAQRVALLTAYLPFPDGVPVPATVAVAAEPRAAFRRGGTRSALVGVGLTAVLLTGVVGVTYAARRPGPLTLADGAAVPGATAAATRSPAPLAAAPAITVVPPEPSRSPTPAATTTGPRPTAAAPRSAAATTTRVRTPGPTPPTTAISPLLPSDVFAPTVSALDTSAATVEPKGCPAGVTSTTVTATVVDDRAGGDLLRVVFRYTLDGATRTVTMDQIGPEAFRGTLGDLPVPQAVTRIPVEVIAVDDAGNASAPAGPVVVSLLPTCTSG from the coding sequence GTGACCGGCGACTGGCGGCTGTCCGGCTACACCCCGGTGCGTCAACTCGGCGTGGGCGCGTCCGGCCAGGTGCTGCTCGCCACCCACGACGCCACCGGCACCCCGGTCGCCATCCGCTACCTGCCCGGCACCCTCGCCGACGACGCCGCCTTCCGGCTGGCCTTCCGGGAGCAGGCGCGGCTGCTCGTCGAGGTGGACGATCCGCACGTCTGCCGGCTCTACGAGTACGCCGAGTCGCGCTCCGGCGCGGCGGTCGTGCTGGAACTGGTCAACGGGCCGACCCTGCGTCATCTGCTGCGCGCGCACGGGCCCGTCGGACCGGAGGCCGCGCTCTGCGTCCTCAAGGGCTCGCTCGCCGGGCTCGCCGCCGCGCACGCCCGGGGCGTCGTGCACCGCGACCACCGGCCGGAGAACGTCCTCGTCGGCGTCGACGGGTGGACCAAGCTCACCGACTTCGGCATCACCCCGCCGGCCGCCGGCACCCGTCGCCACCTGGCCCCGGAGCAGTGGACGGGCGCCCCCGCCGAACCGGCCGGCGACATCTACGCCGCCACCGCGACCTTCTTCGAGTGCCTGACCGGTCGGCCCCCCTACGACGGGCAGGACGCGGCCACCCTGCGCGCGCAGCACGCCACCGCACCGGTCCCGACCGACCCGACCCCCGCACCGGTGCACGACCTGCTCCGCCACGGGTTGGCCTGGTGCCCGGCCGACCGGCCACAGCCCGCCGAGATCTTTCTCGCCGAACTGGAACACACCGCCGCCCGCTCGTACGGCGGCGACTGGGAGCAGCGGGGCCGGCACCAACTGGCCCAGCGGGTCGCGCTGCTCACCGCGTACCTCCCCTTCCCCGACGGCGTCCCCGTTCCCGCCACCGTCGCCGTCGCGGCCGAACCCCGCGCCGCCTTCCGGCGCGGCGGCACCCGCAGCGCCCTGGTCGGGGTGGGCCTGACCGCAGTCCTGCTGACCGGCGTCGTCGGGGTGACCTACGCCGCCCGCCGACCCGGGCCGCTCACCCTCGCCGACGGTGCCGCCGTGCCGGGGGCGACCGCCGCCGCCACCCGCAGCCCGGCCCCGCTCGCCGCCGCGCCGGCGATCACCGTCGTGCCACCGGAGCCGAGCCGCAGTCCCACGCCGGCGGCGACCACCACCGGCCCGCGGCCCACCGCCGCCGCGCCCCGGTCCGCCGCCGCGACCACCACCCGGGTACGCACCCCGGGCCCGACGCCACCGACGACGGCGATCAGCCCGCTGCTGCCCTCCGACGTGTTCGCGCCGACGGTGTCGGCCCTGGACACCAGCGCGGCCACCGTGGAGCCGAAGGGCTGCCCGGCCGGCGTCACGTCGACCACTGTCACCGCCACGGTGGTCGACGACCGGGCCGGCGGCGACCTGCTCCGGGTGGTTTTCCGTTACACCCTCGACGGGGCCACCCGTACCGTCACCATGGACCAGATCGGCCCGGAGGCCTTCCGGGGCACCCTCGGTGACCTGCCGGTGCCTCAGGCGGTGACCAGGATCCCGGTCGAGGTGATCGCCGTCGACGACGCCGGAAACGCCTCGGCGCCCGCCGGCCCGGTCGTGGTGTCGCTGCTGCCGACCTGTACGTCGGGCTGA
- a CDS encoding C39 family peptidase: MRTDLIRKTALTTAGLALTTGAIAGPLTATHTAHAATPTASAQTDHKPNGERELKVDYQAQPNFYYCGPAATRNALSVQGKNIDVDAMAKEMRTTEDGTNSINDITPVLNKETGRNAYESTEIRNSKANDKQTHELRADIVHTIDDGRAVVANIAGTATDTDGNTHSFEGGHYISVVGYHDNAKTVTIADSANPDTAAYRITVDNLADWIATRGYTS; this comes from the coding sequence ATGCGTACCGATCTGATCCGCAAGACCGCCCTCACCACCGCCGGCCTCGCCCTCACCACCGGCGCCATCGCCGGCCCCCTCACCGCCACCCACACCGCCCACGCCGCCACCCCCACCGCGTCGGCGCAGACCGACCACAAGCCCAACGGCGAACGCGAACTGAAGGTCGACTACCAGGCACAGCCCAACTTCTACTACTGCGGCCCCGCCGCCACCCGCAACGCCCTGTCCGTCCAAGGCAAGAACATCGACGTCGACGCCATGGCCAAAGAAATGCGCACCACCGAAGACGGCACCAACAGCATCAACGACATCACCCCCGTCCTCAACAAGGAAACCGGCCGCAACGCCTACGAAAGCACCGAAATCCGCAACTCGAAGGCCAACGACAAGCAGACCCACGAACTACGCGCCGACATCGTCCACACCATCGACGACGGCCGCGCCGTAGTCGCCAACATCGCCGGCACCGCCACCGACACCGACGGCAACACCCACTCCTTCGAAGGCGGCCACTACATCAGCGTCGTCGGCTACCACGACAACGCAAAGACCGTCACCATCGCCGACTCCGCCAACCCCGACACCGCCGCCTACCGGATCACCGTCGACAACCTCGCCGACTGGATCGCCACCCGCGGCTACACCTCCTGA
- a CDS encoding class I SAM-dependent methyltransferase → MTDNDDTSHSRPGTDYRTLNRASWDDRAAAHAASPDYAVDRFAAEPDHLSEVVRFDLPRLGDVAGLRGVHLQCHIGTDTVSLHRLGARMTGLDFSGASLAQARSLADRTGAAVDFVQADVYDAPDVLGTSGFDLVYTGIGALCWLPDIRRWAGVIAALLRPGGRLFLREGHPMLWALDETRPDGLLVVDHPYFERAEPVVWDEGGTYVSTEATFTHNTTHEWNHGLGEVVTALLDAGLELTMLREHDSAPWDALPGRQVRDAHGEWRLTERPWRLPQTYTLQARRR, encoded by the coding sequence GTGACTGACAATGACGACACGAGCCACAGTCGGCCCGGCACCGACTACCGCACCCTCAACCGGGCCAGCTGGGACGACCGGGCCGCCGCCCACGCCGCCTCGCCGGACTACGCCGTGGACCGCTTCGCCGCCGAACCGGACCACCTCAGTGAGGTGGTCCGGTTCGACCTGCCCCGCCTCGGTGACGTGGCCGGGCTGCGCGGCGTGCACCTGCAGTGCCACATCGGCACCGACACCGTGTCGCTGCACCGGCTCGGCGCGCGGATGACCGGGCTGGACTTCTCCGGTGCTTCCCTCGCGCAGGCCCGGTCGCTGGCCGACCGCACCGGCGCGGCCGTCGACTTCGTCCAGGCCGACGTCTACGACGCGCCCGACGTCCTCGGCACCAGCGGTTTCGACCTGGTGTACACCGGCATCGGCGCGCTGTGCTGGCTGCCGGACATCCGCCGCTGGGCCGGGGTGATCGCCGCCCTGCTGCGTCCCGGCGGGCGGCTGTTCCTGCGCGAGGGACACCCGATGCTGTGGGCCCTCGACGAGACCCGCCCGGACGGCCTGCTGGTGGTCGACCACCCGTACTTCGAGCGCGCCGAGCCGGTGGTCTGGGACGAGGGCGGCACCTACGTGAGCACCGAGGCGACCTTCACGCACAACACCACGCACGAGTGGAACCACGGTCTCGGCGAGGTGGTCACCGCCCTGCTCGACGCCGGGCTGGAGCTGACCATGCTGCGCGAACACGACAGCGCCCCCTGGGACGCGCTGCCGGGGCGGCAGGTCCGCGACGCGCACGGCGAGTGGCGGCTGACCGAACGCCCGTGGCGACTCCCCCAGACCTACACCCTCCAGGCCCGCCGCCGCTGA
- a CDS encoding MFS transporter encodes MILTSTRVSDPRVRRLSTTLYCYLFLSDFVLIYPVYVLLFGATGLTVGQISALFVIWSVTGIVLEVPSGAWADSVSRRLLLCLAPLLAGACFALWVLVASWWAFALGFVLWGAGGALGSGALEALVHTELDRLGAAGRYARTMGRGRTAGVLGMLASIGLAGPVLAVGGYLAVGAASVLSGVLAAAVATRFPEHRRDDTAPPPPTGASVVPFGEPLALPPVDGAEAEPGWWGSLRAGLAEARADRRVRSAVLLVPAVTAVWGALDEYTPLLAHDIGVPAATVPLLLLPVWVGMTVGGLLAPAAERLTTPGYAALLVVAAVALVAGAVVRHPGGFVLLGVAFCALQLATVLADARLQARITGPGRATVTSVAGMGTDLAMIGAYGGYALVAATGGHATAFAAAAVPYLLVAGALVVSGQDGSASR; translated from the coding sequence ATGATCCTCACCTCCACGCGGGTGTCCGACCCCCGCGTCCGCCGGCTGTCGACCACGCTCTACTGCTACCTGTTCCTCAGCGACTTCGTGCTGATCTATCCGGTGTACGTCCTGCTCTTCGGCGCCACCGGCCTCACCGTCGGGCAGATCTCCGCGCTCTTCGTGATCTGGTCGGTGACCGGCATCGTGCTGGAGGTGCCGTCCGGGGCCTGGGCCGACAGCGTCTCCCGACGGCTGCTGCTCTGCCTCGCGCCGCTGCTCGCCGGGGCCTGCTTCGCGCTCTGGGTGCTGGTCGCCTCGTGGTGGGCGTTCGCGCTCGGCTTCGTCCTCTGGGGGGCCGGTGGCGCGCTCGGCTCCGGCGCCCTGGAGGCATTGGTCCACACCGAACTCGACCGGCTCGGTGCGGCCGGCCGGTACGCCCGCACCATGGGTCGGGGCCGGACGGCCGGGGTGCTCGGCATGCTCGCCTCGATCGGCCTGGCCGGGCCGGTCCTCGCCGTCGGTGGCTACCTGGCGGTCGGGGCGGCCAGCGTGCTGTCCGGGGTGCTCGCCGCGGCCGTGGCCACCCGGTTTCCGGAACACCGCCGCGACGACACCGCACCACCGCCACCAACCGGCGCATCGGTCGTACCGTTCGGCGAGCCGCTGGCCCTACCGCCGGTCGACGGCGCGGAGGCCGAACCGGGCTGGTGGGGGAGCCTGCGCGCCGGCCTGGCCGAGGCGCGCGCCGACCGGCGGGTCCGGTCGGCCGTGCTGCTCGTCCCGGCGGTGACGGCGGTCTGGGGCGCCCTCGACGAGTACACCCCGTTGCTGGCCCACGACATCGGCGTCCCGGCGGCCACGGTGCCGCTGCTGCTCCTGCCGGTCTGGGTCGGGATGACCGTCGGCGGTCTGCTCGCCCCGGCGGCGGAGCGACTGACCACCCCCGGCTATGCCGCGCTGCTCGTCGTGGCCGCGGTCGCCCTGGTCGCCGGGGCCGTCGTCCGACATCCAGGTGGTTTCGTGCTGCTCGGCGTCGCGTTCTGCGCCCTGCAACTCGCCACCGTGCTGGCCGACGCCCGGTTGCAGGCACGGATCACCGGGCCGGGGCGGGCCACCGTCACGTCGGTCGCCGGGATGGGCACCGACCTGGCCATGATCGGCGCGTACGGCGGGTACGCGCTGGTCGCCGCCACCGGCGGGCACGCCACGGCGTTCGCGGCGGCGGCCGTGCCGTACCTGCTTGTCGCCGGTGCGCTGGTGGTGTCGGGTCAGGACGGCAGCGCGTCGAGGTAG
- a CDS encoding lycopene cyclase family protein, translating into MNSRVPVDVGLAVVGGGGAGSLVLAALARQELPGLRVAVVDPVRKRGQDRTWAFWGAPGGDLEPMLSASWSRVEVTTPATARVLELTPLRYAMLRSAPVYERAAEAERRLGAIRLDAAVGALDDDGGSAVTVRDTDGRVVVRAGWVLDSRPRPPRRPGRTAWLQHFRGWWLESSTPVFDPGRAVLMDFRTPQPARGVSFGYVLPVSDRYALVEYTEFSPTVLDDAGYDAGLRGYAGLLGLDLAELRVREVEDGVIPMTDAPFDARPSPRVVRLGTAGGATRPSTGFTFSAMHRQAGQVAAALAAGRPPVPRPAYPGRHRWMDAVALRAWDSGAVGGPEFFDRLFDRNPASRVLRFLDGATSPLEDLAVMRSSPLLPMTSAVVGDAAGRLRARLSRR; encoded by the coding sequence GTGAACTCCCGCGTACCGGTCGATGTCGGCCTGGCCGTCGTCGGTGGTGGCGGGGCCGGGTCGCTGGTCCTCGCCGCGCTGGCCCGGCAGGAGCTGCCGGGGCTGCGGGTGGCCGTGGTGGACCCGGTGCGCAAGCGCGGTCAGGATCGCACCTGGGCGTTCTGGGGTGCCCCCGGTGGTGACCTGGAGCCGATGCTCAGTGCCAGCTGGTCGCGGGTGGAGGTGACCACCCCGGCCACCGCCCGGGTGCTGGAGCTGACCCCGTTGCGGTACGCGATGCTGCGTTCCGCGCCGGTGTACGAGCGGGCCGCCGAGGCGGAGCGGCGGCTCGGTGCGATCCGGCTCGACGCGGCGGTGGGGGCGCTCGACGACGACGGCGGCTCGGCGGTGACGGTCCGGGACACCGACGGGCGGGTGGTGGTGCGGGCCGGTTGGGTGCTCGACTCGCGTCCCCGCCCGCCCCGCCGGCCCGGTCGGACGGCCTGGTTGCAGCATTTCCGGGGCTGGTGGTTGGAGTCGTCGACGCCGGTGTTCGACCCGGGGCGGGCGGTGCTGATGGACTTCCGCACCCCGCAGCCGGCCCGGGGGGTCTCGTTCGGCTACGTGTTGCCGGTCAGCGACCGGTACGCCCTGGTGGAGTACACCGAGTTCTCCCCGACGGTGCTCGACGACGCGGGGTACGACGCCGGGTTGCGCGGTTACGCGGGGTTGCTCGGGTTGGACCTGGCCGAGCTGCGGGTGCGGGAGGTGGAGGACGGGGTGATCCCGATGACCGATGCGCCGTTCGACGCCCGGCCCTCGCCCCGGGTGGTCCGGCTGGGCACCGCCGGTGGGGCGACCCGCCCGTCGACCGGGTTCACCTTCTCCGCCATGCACCGGCAGGCCGGGCAGGTCGCCGCCGCGCTCGCGGCCGGTCGGCCGCCGGTGCCCCGGCCGGCGTACCCGGGGCGGCACCGGTGGATGGACGCGGTGGCGTTGCGGGCGTGGGATTCCGGTGCGGTAGGTGGTCCGGAGTTCTTCGACCGGCTCTTCGACCGCAACCCGGCGTCGCGGGTGCTGCGTTTCCTCGATGGGGCGACGAGCCCGCTGGAGGATCTGGCGGTGATGCGGTCCAGTCCGTTGCTGCCGATGACGTCGGCGGTGGTCGGTGACGCCGCCGGCCGGTTGCGGGCCCGGTTGTCCCGTCGCTGA
- a CDS encoding serpin family protein has product MSPSANALTARWASRLDDRQTVLSGAGVYPLLALLARFATGPARDELQAVAPTPATPVDSPGTRLATGFWSRAGLPLGRRWLAELDGSTRGELTGDPAVDQPRLDRWARERTDGLVDRMPVQVGPGTALVLANALTVLVDWATPFRPDRCQPTTGPWQDRPLAGLHRPGGDPAALRVADTPAGPISLLTVAGNADVDVLLALGPAGQPAARVLPAALGALDHPATLPAPAGPGITEDTVEGYDDRPELLVRTVGFTVTGDHDLLDHADLFGLVTAGRDGDHFPDISPQLSVSDARQSARAEFTATGFRAAAVTAAAMRAGGAPPRATVRRRRVRFDVDRPFGFLAVHHPTGLVLIAGWVTDPTGA; this is encoded by the coding sequence ATGAGCCCGTCCGCCAACGCCCTCACCGCCCGCTGGGCGTCCCGACTGGACGACCGGCAGACCGTCCTGTCCGGCGCCGGGGTGTATCCGCTGCTCGCCCTGCTGGCCCGATTCGCGACCGGCCCGGCCCGCGACGAGTTGCAGGCCGTCGCCCCCACCCCGGCCACCCCCGTCGACTCCCCCGGCACCCGGCTGGCAACCGGCTTCTGGTCCCGCGCCGGCCTGCCGCTGGGCCGGCGGTGGCTCGCCGAACTGGACGGCTCGACCCGGGGCGAGCTGACCGGCGACCCGGCGGTCGACCAGCCACGGCTCGACCGGTGGGCACGGGAACGCACCGACGGCCTGGTCGACCGGATGCCGGTCCAGGTCGGGCCGGGCACCGCGCTGGTGCTGGCGAACGCGCTGACCGTGCTGGTCGACTGGGCCACCCCGTTCCGGCCGGACCGCTGCCAGCCGACGACCGGACCGTGGCAGGACCGCCCACTGGCCGGACTGCACCGGCCCGGCGGCGACCCGGCCGCGCTGCGGGTGGCCGACACCCCCGCCGGCCCGATCAGCCTGCTGACCGTCGCCGGGAACGCCGACGTCGACGTGCTGCTCGCCCTCGGCCCGGCCGGGCAGCCGGCCGCCCGGGTGCTCCCGGCCGCCCTCGGCGCGCTCGACCACCCCGCGACCCTGCCCGCACCCGCCGGACCGGGCATCACCGAGGACACCGTCGAGGGGTACGACGACCGGCCCGAGCTGCTGGTGCGTACCGTCGGCTTCACCGTCACCGGCGACCACGACCTCCTCGACCACGCCGACCTGTTCGGCCTGGTCACCGCCGGACGCGACGGCGACCACTTCCCCGACATCAGCCCTCAGCTGTCGGTGTCCGACGCCCGGCAGAGCGCACGGGCCGAGTTCACCGCCACCGGCTTCCGCGCCGCAGCCGTCACCGCCGCCGCCATGCGGGCCGGTGGCGCACCACCCCGCGCCACCGTCCGCCGACGGCGGGTGCGCTTCGACGTCGACCGGCCGTTCGGTTTCCTCGCCGTGCACCACCCCACCGGCCTGGTGCTGATCGCCGGCTGGGTGACCGACCCGACGGGGGCCTGA